One window of the Flexibacter flexilis DSM 6793 genome contains the following:
- a CDS encoding efflux RND transporter periplasmic adaptor subunit, which produces MTRTIRILSSASMCAIGIAAMLGGCKGKQGQMPPMGAAAIQEYNVLPLSPQTVSVYTDYPAQLQGQEVIEIRPKIEGYLEELYVDEGASVRRGQKLFRISSPQYAQELRSAEAGIKTAQADIKTAEIAVTKAKALVEKEIVSQFELESAEYTLEARKATLAQAQATLANARANMGYTLVSSPADGVIGTIPYKKGSLVSGSSANPLTTLAADKSMYAYFALNEKQLLDFSRTYKGRTLQEKLKQLPAVQLVLADGSLYDQTGKVETASGLLTTATGSSNLRATFPNPENLLQSGASASVRVPRNETNALSIPQNATYELQDKRLVYVLTQDNKVVSRAIKTTPTNDGQFFIVNQGLNAGDKVVVSGIINLKDSMAIKPVLVSPQTVYHTQR; this is translated from the coding sequence ATGACACGTACAATCAGAATACTAAGCTCCGCCTCTATGTGTGCCATCGGTATTGCCGCTATGCTCGGAGGCTGCAAAGGCAAACAAGGACAAATGCCTCCGATGGGGGCGGCTGCCATTCAAGAATACAATGTATTGCCACTAAGCCCGCAAACGGTAAGCGTTTACACGGATTATCCCGCGCAATTGCAGGGGCAAGAGGTCATAGAAATTCGTCCGAAAATAGAAGGCTATTTGGAAGAATTGTACGTGGATGAAGGGGCAAGTGTTCGTCGTGGTCAAAAACTTTTCCGTATTAGCAGCCCGCAATACGCCCAAGAGTTACGGAGTGCGGAAGCAGGTATCAAAACGGCCCAAGCCGACATCAAAACCGCCGAAATCGCCGTAACGAAGGCAAAGGCTTTGGTAGAAAAAGAAATTGTGAGTCAGTTTGAATTGGAGTCGGCAGAATACACTCTCGAAGCCCGCAAAGCGACTTTAGCCCAAGCCCAAGCCACGTTGGCCAACGCTCGCGCCAATATGGGTTATACGTTGGTAAGCAGTCCCGCCGATGGCGTGATAGGCACTATTCCATACAAAAAAGGAAGTTTGGTCAGTGGCTCATCGGCCAATCCGCTTACTACGTTGGCCGCCGACAAAAGTATGTACGCGTATTTTGCCCTCAACGAAAAGCAATTGTTAGACTTTAGTCGCACTTACAAAGGCCGCACGCTTCAGGAAAAACTCAAACAACTGCCAGCCGTGCAACTCGTGTTGGCCGATGGTTCGCTATACGACCAAACGGGCAAAGTAGAAACGGCAAGCGGCTTGCTTACCACCGCGACGGGTTCTTCTAACCTGCGTGCCACTTTCCCCAACCCCGAAAATTTGTTGCAAAGTGGGGCGAGTGCTTCGGTACGTGTGCCGCGCAATGAAACGAATGCTTTGTCTATTCCTCAAAATGCCACGTATGAGTTGCAAGACAAACGCTTGGTGTATGTACTCACCCAAGACAACAAGGTAGTGAGCCGCGCCATCAAGACGACACCGACCAACGACGGCCAATTTTTTATTGTAAATCAAGGACTTAATGCAGGTGATAAAGTGGTGGTCAGTGGCATTATTAACCTAAAAGATAGCATGGCGATTAAGCCCGTGTTAGTAAGTCCGCAGACTGTTTACCATACCCAACGATAA
- a CDS encoding sensor histidine kinase produces the protein MQNSLSFNPYLNFLLHLLGWSLLGFMILLYIPLSWDVKLPYEFWAWQTLNLFVMVALFYGNAKIIVPQTIFKGKFSLFVGWIIAVLVLTQLLSYVYHSYTGLHAKMATVLYFKAKKATNFNQFVFTAMLLVLALSTSWAMLQHWQRTANYRQQLEHDKTMTELALLKTQINPHFFFNSLNSIYALTYLNVEDSRQALHTLSRMMRYLLYSTEDENTTLFKEVNFLKDYIALMRLRSTDKLKINTFIHENLQDMPIAPMLLLPFVENAFKHGVNATQTSSIDIQLYQRNEKLHFEVVNSIFVENNNNSETAEGGIGLTNTRRRLQLLYPNRHELAAGTNHAGKYEVSLQLDLV, from the coding sequence ATGCAAAATTCTTTATCATTTAATCCATACCTCAATTTTCTGTTACACCTGCTCGGCTGGTCGCTGTTGGGTTTTATGATATTGCTCTACATTCCGCTGAGTTGGGATGTAAAACTTCCGTATGAGTTTTGGGCGTGGCAAACCCTGAACCTGTTTGTCATGGTCGCGCTGTTTTATGGAAACGCCAAAATCATTGTTCCGCAAACTATTTTCAAAGGAAAATTCAGCCTTTTTGTGGGCTGGATAATCGCCGTGCTGGTTCTTACGCAACTGCTTTCTTACGTCTATCATTCTTATACGGGGCTGCACGCCAAAATGGCCACAGTACTTTATTTCAAAGCCAAAAAAGCAACCAATTTCAACCAATTTGTTTTTACGGCGATGCTTTTGGTGCTGGCTTTAAGCACGAGTTGGGCGATGCTTCAGCATTGGCAGCGCACCGCCAACTACCGCCAACAACTCGAACACGACAAGACCATGACCGAATTGGCTTTGCTCAAAACCCAAATCAATCCGCACTTTTTCTTTAACTCCCTCAACAGCATTTACGCACTCACGTACCTAAACGTCGAGGATTCGCGCCAAGCCTTGCACACGCTCAGCCGCATGATGCGTTATTTGCTTTACAGCACCGAAGACGAAAATACAACCTTGTTCAAAGAGGTGAATTTCCTCAAAGATTACATTGCTCTCATGCGCCTGCGCTCCACCGACAAACTCAAAATCAATACGTTTATTCACGAAAACCTGCAAGATATGCCCATCGCGCCGATGTTGCTTTTGCCTTTCGTGGAAAACGCCTTCAAACATGGGGTCAATGCTACCCAAACTTCCAGTATCGATATACAACTCTATCAGCGAAATGAAAAACTTCATTTTGAGGTAGTTAATTCTATTTTTGTAGAAAATAACAACAACTCCGAAACCGCCGAAGGAGGCATAGGCCTTACCAACACGCGCCGCCGCTTGCAACTGCTTTACCCGAACAGACACGAGTTGGCCGCAGGTACAAACCACGCGGGCAAATACGAAGTTTCACTACAACTTGATTTAGTATGA
- a CDS encoding LytR/AlgR family response regulator transcription factor encodes MMRLKCIAIDDEPLALKLVETFVQQTPFLELVGTCDSAVNAMNLLQEQPADLLFLDINMPNFSGMELARWMHQQNTPMPKIIFTTAYNHFAIEGYKVNAVDYLLKPFNYEEFLRAAANALQLTQAAASSVPNTQPEDDYIFIKVEYQWVRINYKDILFIEGLKDYVRIHLNTPEKAILSLTSLKQLEERLPTTKFLRVHRSFIVSLDSITAISKNSLFVGKDEIVVGEQYREAFKAIMQKWLI; translated from the coding sequence ATGATGCGCCTCAAATGTATAGCCATCGACGACGAACCGCTGGCACTCAAACTCGTTGAGACCTTTGTCCAACAAACGCCTTTTTTGGAATTGGTCGGTACTTGCGACAGTGCCGTCAATGCCATGAATTTATTGCAAGAGCAACCCGCCGATTTGCTTTTTCTGGACATCAATATGCCCAATTTTAGCGGCATGGAGCTGGCACGCTGGATGCACCAACAAAACACACCCATGCCCAAAATCATCTTTACCACCGCCTACAACCATTTTGCCATAGAGGGTTATAAAGTAAATGCAGTGGATTATTTGCTCAAACCCTTCAATTACGAGGAGTTTCTCCGCGCCGCCGCCAACGCCCTGCAACTCACGCAAGCCGCCGCCTCTTCCGTTCCCAACACGCAACCCGAAGACGACTATATTTTCATTAAGGTAGAATACCAATGGGTGCGCATCAACTACAAAGACATTCTTTTTATAGAAGGGCTAAAAGATTACGTCCGCATTCACCTCAACACCCCCGAAAAAGCGATTTTGTCGCTTACCTCGCTCAAACAACTGGAAGAACGCTTGCCCACGACTAAGTTTTTGCGCGTGCATCGTTCGTTTATTGTGTCGCTGGACAGCATCACGGCCATCAGTAAAAATTCTTTGTTTGTGGGAAAAGATGAAATCGTGGTGGGCGAACAATACCGCGAGGCCTTCAAAGCCATTATGCAAAAATGGTTGATATAA
- a CDS encoding polysaccharide deacetylase family protein yields the protein MKKWNLLLIGLLIYGQSLTAQTLLSNYVKYFGTATYATKQLILTRQFQRNDSLFYVCINPQNIDTYILPAQQLTNQQASTWPLLVQTFKQSAYIQAIEAAYNNAKMLQDAGVKHGDQQDKGISLTIDLCPSHKPLDRVIFSSLINEFKNIQKPVPVALSLTGRFLLTHSEDIAWLKNLEKMGDINITWINHTYNHRCSPNIPLRENFLLEPNTDVNFEILGTEVAMIQAGLLPSAFFRFPGLVSDQKVLDKVISYGLIPVGSDAWLAKGQAIHNGSIVLIHGNGNEPVGVKDFIKLLQTEKKKVLQKQWLLYDLRQNLEQEFEQ from the coding sequence ATGAAAAAGTGGAATTTGCTCCTTATTGGGCTGTTGATTTATGGCCAAAGCCTTACGGCTCAGACATTGCTGAGTAATTATGTCAAATATTTCGGGACGGCCACTTACGCCACCAAACAACTAATTCTCACGCGCCAATTTCAGCGCAACGACAGCCTTTTTTATGTCTGCATCAACCCCCAAAACATTGATACATACATTCTCCCAGCCCAACAATTAACCAACCAACAAGCCTCCACATGGCCGCTATTAGTACAAACCTTCAAACAAAGCGCGTATATCCAAGCCATTGAAGCCGCCTACAACAACGCGAAGATGTTGCAAGATGCGGGCGTAAAACACGGCGACCAACAAGACAAAGGCATTTCGCTTACCATAGATTTGTGTCCTTCGCACAAGCCATTAGACCGCGTGATTTTTTCTTCTCTCATCAATGAGTTTAAAAATATACAAAAACCTGTTCCCGTAGCCCTTTCGCTTACGGGACGCTTTTTGCTCACGCACAGCGAAGACATCGCGTGGCTCAAAAATTTGGAAAAAATGGGAGATATCAACATCACGTGGATAAACCACACCTATAATCATCGGTGCAGCCCAAACATTCCTTTGCGCGAAAACTTTTTGTTAGAACCCAACACCGACGTAAATTTTGAAATATTAGGTACAGAAGTCGCCATGATTCAGGCGGGTTTGTTGCCGTCGGCTTTTTTCCGATTCCCTGGGCTGGTTTCCGACCAAAAGGTTTTGGATAAAGTGATTTCTTACGGATTAATTCCAGTGGGTAGTGACGCGTGGTTAGCCAAAGGCCAAGCCATTCACAACGGCAGCATCGTGCTCATACACGGCAACGGTAACGAACCCGTAGGCGTAAAGGATTTTATCAAATTGCTTCAAACCGAAAAAAAGAAAGTACTTCAAAAGCAATGGCTTCTGTACGATTTGCGCCAAAATCTGGAACAGGAATTTGAACAATAA
- the aspS gene encoding aspartate--tRNA ligase translates to MLRTHTCGQLRPEHIGQSVTLCGWVQKIRDKGGLIWIDLRDRYGITQIILDESYTPTPIVEAARQLGREFVVAVSGKVVERASKNDKIPTGHIEIQAQEINVLNPAKLPPFLIEDETDGGDDIRMKYRYLDLRRGVVRRNLELRHKMAQAVRSYLDSQNFLEVETPVLIKSTPEGARDFVVPSRMQAGEFYALPQSPQTFKQLLMVSGFDRYFQIVKCFRDEDLRADRQPEFTQIDCEMSFITQEDILNTFEGLTRHLFKQIKGIDLESVQRISYDYAMKFYGSDKPDLRFEMKFVELKSPVRYGQELSDLVSGKNFQVFEDAQIVVGICAKGCAEYTRKQLDELTDFVKRPQIGAKGLIYVRYGADGTLKSSVDKFYSEADLKAWAERMGAEPGDLMLVLSGETDKARKQLNELRLEMGNRLGLRDKNKYAVLWVLDFPLLEWNEDENRWFAMHHPFTSPKPEDMQFLETDPGAIRANAYDLVINGVEVGGGSIRIHDRKVQELMFDRLGFTPEEARKQFGFLMEAFEYGAPPHGGIAFGFDRLCSLFGGSDSIRDFIAFPKNNAGRDVMIDTPSPIAEQQLNELAIAVKLPVA, encoded by the coding sequence ATGCTACGCACTCATACTTGCGGCCAGTTGCGCCCCGAACATATCGGCCAGTCCGTTACGCTTTGTGGTTGGGTTCAGAAAATACGCGACAAAGGCGGCTTGATTTGGATAGACTTACGCGACCGCTACGGGATTACTCAAATTATTTTAGATGAAAGCTACACACCTACTCCCATCGTGGAGGCGGCTCGCCAACTTGGACGCGAGTTTGTGGTAGCGGTTTCGGGTAAAGTAGTGGAACGCGCTTCCAAAAACGACAAAATTCCGACAGGCCATATCGAGATACAAGCACAAGAAATCAATGTGCTGAATCCTGCCAAATTGCCCCCTTTCCTTATCGAAGACGAGACAGACGGCGGCGACGATATTCGCATGAAATACAGATACTTAGATTTGCGTCGTGGTGTGGTACGTCGTAACCTTGAGCTTCGTCACAAAATGGCGCAAGCCGTGCGCAGCTACTTGGACAGCCAAAACTTTTTGGAAGTAGAAACGCCTGTACTTATCAAATCTACGCCAGAAGGCGCACGCGATTTTGTTGTGCCGAGCCGTATGCAAGCAGGGGAATTTTACGCTTTGCCACAGTCGCCCCAAACTTTCAAACAATTGTTGATGGTGTCGGGCTTCGACCGTTATTTCCAAATCGTGAAATGTTTCCGCGACGAAGATTTACGCGCCGACCGCCAACCAGAATTTACACAAATAGACTGCGAAATGTCTTTCATTACACAAGAAGACATTTTAAATACGTTTGAAGGACTTACACGCCATTTATTCAAACAAATCAAAGGCATTGATTTAGAAAGTGTTCAACGCATTTCTTACGATTATGCCATGAAGTTTTACGGTTCGGACAAACCAGATTTGCGTTTTGAAATGAAATTCGTAGAGCTAAAATCGCCTGTGCGTTATGGCCAAGAATTGAGCGATTTGGTTTCGGGCAAAAACTTTCAAGTGTTTGAAGATGCGCAAATTGTGGTGGGTATTTGTGCCAAAGGTTGTGCCGAATACACACGCAAGCAACTCGACGAACTAACCGACTTTGTGAAACGTCCGCAAATCGGCGCAAAAGGCTTGATTTATGTGCGTTATGGTGCAGACGGAACATTAAAATCTTCGGTAGATAAATTTTATAGCGAAGCCGACTTGAAAGCATGGGCAGAACGCATGGGCGCAGAACCTGGCGATTTGATGCTCGTTCTTTCGGGCGAAACCGACAAAGCACGCAAGCAACTCAACGAATTGCGTTTGGAAATGGGCAACCGTTTAGGCCTTCGCGACAAAAATAAATATGCGGTGTTGTGGGTGTTGGACTTCCCGTTGTTGGAATGGAACGAAGACGAAAACCGTTGGTTTGCCATGCACCACCCGTTCACCTCGCCTAAGCCTGAAGATATGCAGTTCTTGGAAACTGACCCAGGCGCGATTCGTGCCAACGCTTACGATTTGGTAATCAATGGCGTAGAAGTGGGCGGCGGTTCTATTCGTATTCACGACCGCAAAGTACAAGAGTTGATGTTTGACCGTTTGGGTTTTACGCCAGAGGAAGCACGCAAACAGTTTGGTTTCTTGATGGAAGCCTTCGAGTACGGTGCGCCGCCACACGGTGGTATTGCGTTTGGTTTCGACCGTTTGTGTTCGTTGTTTGGCGGTTCGGATTCTATCCGCGACTTTATCGCCTTCCCAAAAAACAACGCAGGCCGCGACGTGATGATAGATACGCCTTCGCCAATCGCAGAGCAACAACTCAACGAATTGGCCATCGCCGTAAAATTGCCAGTGGCCTAA
- a CDS encoding TonB-dependent receptor, translating to MLIQKLRLLGFGLVAMIMFGQTLSAQNAEVRGFLLDAASEEPILFTNVYLKGTRYGATTDVNGFYSINKIPAGNYVLMATALNYDTVQIPITLKAGEILTKKLRIKEHIKELTAVEVVVNKQKQARQTTINTSVTKVTPREIKILPSVGAEPDLAQYLQTLPGVVSTGDQGGQLYIRGGSPVQNLVLLDGMVIYNPFHSIGLFSVFDTDIIKNADIYTGGFGADYGGRASAVMDVRTNDGNKKRFGGKASLNPFTAKLMLEGPIVKAKDNATEEGGSSSFVLSARTSYLDKSSKALYPYAGDKNEGLPFGFTDIYGKTTFAAGNGSKISLFGFNFTDKSSLGNNADYNWNSSGGGTNFILLPPGTSTLISGNFAYSQYKVKQTGALTRESTVGGFNGGLDFSYFIDRSEMKYGFGVLGNNTTLTGLDTEYNTEMFGYAKYRFVKTRYVIDMGFRVQYYSSLNTISPEPRLGVKYNFTDKIRLKAATGLYSQNLFSAQSDRDVVNLFYGFISSPTTVVDGNGNTINKNLQLARHLIGGVEIDLNENLTVDIEPYIKDFNQYINVNRNKLYTSDPDFIMEKSKARGIDVMVKYDYDRFYFQGAYSYAKVDRTFGNVTYNPNFDRRHNINLLASYTTGRKKDLEFDVRWNFGSGFPFTQTQAYYENQSMPDGINTNIGTSNGNLGIYYGTMADFNKGRLPYYHRLDVSAKKKFEFSKNTNLEVVASITNVYDRKNLFYFDRVSYSRKNQLPILPAIGANFTF from the coding sequence ATGTTGATTCAAAAACTACGATTGCTTGGCTTCGGCTTAGTAGCGATGATAATGTTTGGCCAAACATTATCTGCTCAAAATGCTGAAGTACGCGGCTTTTTGCTCGACGCAGCCAGCGAAGAGCCAATTCTTTTTACTAATGTGTATCTGAAAGGCACACGTTATGGCGCAACTACCGACGTAAACGGCTTTTATTCTATCAATAAAATTCCTGCGGGAAACTATGTGCTCATGGCTACTGCATTAAATTATGATACTGTCCAAATTCCCATTACGCTTAAAGCTGGTGAGATTTTGACAAAAAAACTCCGTATCAAAGAGCACATCAAAGAGCTTACTGCCGTAGAAGTAGTCGTAAACAAGCAAAAACAAGCGCGTCAGACTACTATTAATACTTCTGTAACCAAAGTTACACCGCGCGAAATCAAGATTTTGCCATCAGTTGGCGCAGAGCCTGACCTGGCACAATACCTCCAAACGCTCCCTGGTGTAGTTTCGACGGGTGACCAAGGTGGCCAATTGTATATTCGAGGCGGCTCGCCCGTGCAAAATTTGGTACTACTTGACGGTATGGTTATCTACAATCCTTTCCATTCCATTGGTTTGTTTTCGGTTTTTGATACAGACATTATCAAAAACGCCGACATTTATACTGGCGGTTTTGGCGCAGACTATGGCGGAAGAGCTTCTGCCGTAATGGACGTGCGCACCAACGACGGTAACAAAAAGCGTTTTGGCGGAAAAGCGTCGCTCAACCCCTTTACAGCTAAGTTGATGCTCGAAGGCCCGATTGTAAAAGCGAAAGACAATGCCACCGAAGAAGGCGGAAGCTCTTCTTTTGTGCTCAGTGCCCGTACTTCTTATTTAGATAAAAGCTCTAAAGCTCTTTACCCTTACGCAGGCGACAAAAACGAAGGCTTGCCTTTCGGATTTACAGATATTTACGGAAAAACGACTTTTGCCGCAGGCAATGGTAGCAAAATCAGTTTGTTTGGATTCAATTTCACGGATAAATCATCTTTGGGAAACAATGCTGACTACAACTGGAACTCATCGGGAGGCGGTACAAACTTTATCCTTTTACCTCCAGGTACTTCTACGCTTATCAGCGGTAATTTTGCTTATTCTCAATACAAAGTAAAACAAACAGGTGCGCTCACGCGCGAAAGTACGGTTGGTGGTTTTAATGGCGGCCTTGATTTTTCGTATTTCATTGACCGCAGTGAGATGAAGTATGGTTTCGGGGTGTTGGGAAATAACACAACACTTACGGGCTTGGATACCGAATACAATACCGAAATGTTTGGCTATGCCAAGTATCGCTTCGTAAAGACACGCTATGTAATAGACATGGGTTTCCGTGTACAATATTATTCATCGCTTAATACGATTTCGCCAGAACCGCGCTTGGGTGTGAAGTATAATTTCACGGATAAAATTCGCTTGAAAGCAGCCACAGGTTTGTATAGCCAAAACTTATTTTCGGCACAATCTGACCGCGACGTAGTGAATTTGTTCTATGGCTTCATCTCCTCTCCGACTACTGTGGTGGACGGCAACGGCAATACCATCAACAAAAATTTGCAGTTGGCCAGACATCTTATTGGTGGTGTAGAAATTGACTTGAATGAAAACTTAACCGTTGATATTGAGCCTTATATCAAAGATTTTAACCAATATATCAACGTAAACCGCAACAAACTTTATACCTCTGATCCTGACTTTATCATGGAAAAAAGTAAAGCGCGTGGTATAGACGTAATGGTAAAATACGACTACGATAGGTTTTATTTTCAAGGTGCTTACTCCTATGCCAAAGTGGATAGAACTTTTGGTAACGTAACCTACAATCCGAACTTTGACCGCCGCCACAACATCAACTTGTTGGCTTCGTACACCACTGGCCGCAAAAAAGATTTGGAGTTTGATGTACGCTGGAATTTCGGTTCGGGCTTCCCCTTCACCCAAACACAAGCCTACTATGAAAACCAAAGTATGCCAGACGGTATCAATACCAATATTGGTACAAGCAATGGCAACTTAGGTATTTATTATGGTACGATGGCCGATTTCAACAAAGGCCGTTTGCCGTATTATCATCGCTTAGACGTTTCGGCCAAAAAGAAATTTGAGTTCTCGAAAAATACTAACTTAGAAGTTGTGGCCAGCATTACCAACGTGTACGACCGCAAAAATTTGTTCTATTTTGACCGCGTAAGCTATTCGCGCAAAAACCAATTGCCGATTTTGCCAGCCATTGGCGCGAACTTTACGTTCTAA
- a CDS encoding glycosyltransferase, with protein MQQTNPLRVLMLGWEYPPIVAGGLGMACYGLTKALSQYVHITLILPRKEIVMPTPSHVDIIGLNTIGLAPEATPTNPICYEEITQEVYYAAAPDDLNPYPVSIGYTEIVQPEALPFTDFSQVRALYNTPEPYGANIMEKVATYTEIVTQLAADKQFDVIHAHDWITYPAAMQIHEATGKPLFLHVHSLETDRIGTQAKYEYGLNAVYDIERQAMHKATLIFPVSNYTKQCAMAHYDVPTDKFRVVYNGIDAHTFPTRSGNNHSTKEKTVLFLGRITYQKGPVFMAETAMKVLQKYQNVRFVVAGIGDKLDELKQITETCGIADRFVFTGFLPKEKVAEVLAETDVYFMPSVSEPFGLSALEAVQAGIPSVLSRQSGVAEVLPHTLQADYSDTDRFANYIYALLNYGALRMELSRASAADANQLSWKRAAYNVLRAYAEVLS; from the coding sequence ATGCAGCAGACAAACCCGTTACGCGTTTTAATGTTGGGTTGGGAATATCCGCCCATTGTGGCTGGAGGTTTGGGTATGGCGTGTTATGGCCTTACCAAAGCCTTGAGCCAGTACGTACACATTACCCTAATTCTGCCGCGCAAAGAAATTGTAATGCCTACCCCTTCTCACGTAGATATTATTGGGCTTAATACTATTGGGCTTGCGCCTGAAGCTACGCCAACAAATCCTATTTGTTACGAAGAAATTACTCAAGAAGTATATTATGCTGCTGCCCCCGACGACCTGAATCCGTATCCCGTAAGTATTGGTTACACGGAAATAGTACAGCCCGAAGCACTGCCTTTCACCGACTTTTCGCAGGTACGTGCGCTTTACAATACACCCGAACCTTACGGAGCCAACATTATGGAGAAAGTCGCCACTTATACAGAAATCGTTACGCAGTTGGCCGCAGACAAGCAGTTTGACGTGATACACGCCCACGACTGGATTACTTATCCCGCCGCTATGCAGATACACGAGGCAACAGGCAAGCCCTTATTTTTGCACGTACATTCTTTAGAAACCGACCGCATCGGCACGCAAGCCAAATACGAGTACGGCCTTAATGCCGTTTATGACATCGAACGCCAAGCCATGCACAAAGCGACGCTTATATTTCCTGTCAGCAATTACACAAAACAATGCGCTATGGCACATTATGACGTTCCTACTGACAAATTTCGTGTGGTTTATAACGGCATAGATGCGCACACATTCCCTACTCGAAGCGGCAATAATCATTCTACCAAAGAAAAAACAGTGCTGTTTTTGGGGCGAATTACTTACCAGAAAGGCCCTGTTTTCATGGCAGAAACCGCGATGAAAGTATTACAAAAATACCAAAATGTGCGGTTTGTGGTGGCGGGTATCGGCGACAAATTAGACGAGTTAAAACAAATCACGGAAACTTGTGGTATCGCCGACCGCTTTGTTTTTACGGGTTTTTTACCCAAAGAAAAAGTAGCCGAAGTCTTGGCCGAAACCGATGTATATTTTATGCCGTCTGTTTCTGAGCCGTTTGGGTTGTCGGCACTGGAAGCCGTGCAAGCAGGCATTCCAAGTGTACTTTCGCGGCAGTCGGGCGTGGCCGAAGTATTGCCGCATACGCTCCAAGCAGATTATTCGGATACCGACCGTTTCGCCAACTATATTTATGCGTTGCTCAACTATGGCGCATTGCGTATGGAATTGTCTAGAGCTTCTGCCGCTGATGCCAACCAATTAAGTTGGAAACGTGCCGCGTATAATGTGTTACGGGCTTATGCAGAAGTATTGAGTTGA